From Streptomyces griseorubiginosus, one genomic window encodes:
- a CDS encoding NADPH-dependent F420 reductase produces MRIGILGTGTLATALGGGWARAGHEVAIGGRSQVKAQRIAERLGHEALAVAPREAVTGRDAVLLAVSWDGVEEMLGMVSASDGVLEGTPLIDPTNAVTHGVGTLLTEQGETMAERIAGLAPGARVVKAFHLFPADQWTSGPSGGQSRVTVAMCGDDAAALHVVAELVRDVGGVPATLGPLDRVRQLEEVAGFVIGLAFAGFDPGSAVPHVPPNGGRAGSQG; encoded by the coding sequence ATGCGCATCGGGATCCTGGGAACCGGAACATTGGCGACGGCCCTGGGCGGGGGCTGGGCACGCGCCGGACATGAGGTGGCGATCGGCGGACGGTCGCAGGTCAAGGCGCAGAGGATCGCCGAGCGGCTGGGCCACGAAGCGCTCGCTGTCGCACCGCGTGAGGCGGTCACCGGGCGCGATGCGGTACTCCTCGCCGTGTCCTGGGACGGTGTCGAAGAGATGCTGGGGATGGTGAGCGCATCCGACGGCGTACTCGAAGGGACACCGCTGATCGATCCCACGAACGCCGTGACGCATGGCGTCGGCACTCTGCTCACCGAGCAGGGCGAGACGATGGCGGAGCGGATCGCCGGACTCGCTCCGGGCGCCCGGGTCGTGAAGGCGTTTCACCTCTTCCCCGCTGACCAGTGGACGAGCGGGCCCAGTGGTGGTCAGTCCCGTGTGACGGTGGCGATGTGCGGCGACGATGCGGCAGCCCTGCACGTCGTCGCTGAACTGGTCCGTGACGTCGGCGGAGTCCCGGCGACTCTGGGGCCGCTGGATCGCGTCCGCCAGTTGGAGGAGGTCGCGGGTTTCGTCATCGGCTTGGCCTTCGCAGGCTTCGACCCCGGCTCCGCCGTCCCACACGTCCCGCCGAACGGCGGGCGCGCCGGCTCACAGGGGTAA
- a CDS encoding ATP-binding cassette domain-containing protein — MPGAIYAEGLVKTFGDVKALDGVDLDVPEGTVLGLLGPNGAGKTTTVRCLTTLLKPDSGRAVVAGIDVLKQPDAVRRSIGLSGQFAAVDEYLTGRENLQMVGQLYQMKAKQAKVRAIELLEQFDLADAADRPTKTYSGGMRRRLDLAAALVVSPPVMFMDEPTTGLDPRNRQMLWEVIKQLVSGGTTLLLTTQYLEEADHLAHDVAVVDHGRVIAQGTSDQLKARTGGERVEVVVHEREHIQTAAEVLRGFGKGETTVEDHMRKLTVPVSGGAKLLAEVIRELDTRGIEIDDIGLRRPTLDDVFLSLTGHVAEAKDEESDEKETAK, encoded by the coding sequence ATGCCAGGCGCCATCTACGCCGAAGGCCTGGTCAAGACCTTCGGCGACGTAAAGGCTCTGGACGGCGTCGACCTCGATGTCCCGGAGGGCACCGTCCTGGGCCTCCTCGGACCGAACGGCGCGGGCAAGACGACAACCGTCCGCTGTCTGACCACCCTGCTCAAACCCGACAGCGGCCGCGCGGTCGTCGCGGGCATCGACGTGCTCAAGCAACCCGACGCGGTCCGCCGCTCAATCGGCCTCTCCGGCCAGTTCGCCGCGGTCGACGAATACCTCACCGGCCGCGAGAACCTCCAGATGGTCGGCCAGCTGTACCAGATGAAGGCCAAGCAGGCGAAGGTCCGCGCCATCGAGCTGCTGGAGCAGTTCGACCTCGCCGACGCCGCCGACCGCCCCACCAAGACCTACTCCGGCGGCATGCGCCGCCGCCTCGACCTCGCCGCCGCCCTGGTCGTCTCCCCGCCCGTGATGTTCATGGACGAGCCGACGACAGGCCTCGACCCGCGCAACCGCCAGATGCTGTGGGAGGTCATCAAACAGCTGGTCTCCGGCGGTACGACCCTCCTGCTGACCACCCAGTACCTGGAAGAGGCCGACCACCTCGCCCACGACGTCGCCGTCGTGGACCACGGCCGGGTCATCGCCCAGGGCACCTCCGACCAGCTCAAGGCCCGCACCGGCGGCGAGCGCGTCGAGGTCGTCGTGCACGAGCGCGAGCACATCCAGACCGCCGCGGAGGTGCTGCGCGGCTTCGGCAAGGGGGAGACCACCGTCGAGGACCACATGCGCAAGCTCACCGTCCCCGTGAGCGGCGGCGCGAAGCTGCTCGCCGAGGTCATCCGCGAGCTCGACACCCGCGGCATCGAGATCGACGACATCGGACTGCGCCGACCCACCCTCGACGACGTCTTCCTGTCCCTGACGGGACATGTGGCCGAGGCCAAGGACGAGGAGAGCGACGAGAAGGAGACCGCCAAGTGA
- a CDS encoding M48 family metallopeptidase — MTFRLRAVRAFALLLGFFLIGVVLLSAMAVLDWLVLTRLVTARAAWVEGAVLTVTVLLAAAILRGFFAFLRAGRSGPVPHAVAVTPMEQPELWEQVRAAAEATGQRPPDELYLVAEVNAAVTEQSRLLGLRPGRRRMFLGLPLLAGLTVRQLRAVLAHEFGHYGNLDTRLGGLTMRGREALMHTVEAFQQGSTQLHQAIGALYVGYARMYLRTTQSVARHQELAADRMAARYAGREATAAALRTIPVLDGAYTHYLETYAAIGGSLGVLPPVGEVHGGFRRLLAARTGERLAALSAGHRPPRPHKYDSHPPMAERIALIDKLPADDRPDQPADETVGLSLLHDSDRVFAALEACTLSPDAAGLRRMSWDDLAMARAITDAEGWSRPLRVAVARALRSSAHDAGDTVTRRQAATAGEGADDLLPTLEEILDAFDRSLLWMEIADRMPKPDQAARLFGSSARNFIRPRIFDGLAGMVHLRLAASGHAKPDIAWSGQPGLILPESWEKGMDDAIDAAVADTPDTAPLRALLATPTATPSRVPA, encoded by the coding sequence ATGACGTTTCGGTTGCGCGCTGTCCGCGCGTTCGCACTGCTGCTCGGCTTCTTCCTCATCGGTGTGGTTCTGCTGTCGGCCATGGCGGTACTCGACTGGCTGGTGCTGACACGGCTGGTCACCGCACGGGCTGCCTGGGTCGAGGGCGCGGTTCTGACCGTCACCGTCCTGCTGGCGGCGGCGATTCTGCGTGGCTTCTTCGCCTTTCTGCGGGCCGGCCGTTCGGGTCCGGTCCCCCACGCGGTGGCGGTCACGCCCATGGAGCAGCCCGAGCTGTGGGAACAGGTACGAGCCGCTGCCGAAGCGACGGGGCAGCGGCCGCCGGACGAGCTCTACCTCGTCGCTGAGGTCAACGCGGCTGTCACCGAACAGAGCCGCCTGCTGGGATTGCGGCCCGGACGACGCCGTATGTTCCTGGGCCTGCCGCTGCTCGCCGGGCTGACCGTCCGGCAGTTGCGCGCCGTCCTCGCCCACGAGTTCGGGCACTACGGCAACCTCGACACACGGCTCGGGGGCCTCACGATGCGCGGCCGGGAAGCACTCATGCACACCGTGGAGGCATTCCAGCAAGGCAGCACCCAGCTGCACCAAGCGATCGGTGCCCTGTACGTCGGCTACGCCCGGATGTATCTGCGGACCACGCAGTCCGTCGCTCGCCACCAGGAACTCGCCGCGGACCGGATGGCGGCCCGGTACGCGGGCCGTGAGGCGACGGCTGCTGCACTGCGCACCATTCCTGTGCTCGACGGTGCCTACACCCACTACCTGGAGACATACGCCGCGATAGGTGGTTCGCTGGGCGTGCTGCCGCCCGTCGGCGAGGTGCACGGCGGCTTTCGTCGGCTGCTTGCCGCCCGAACCGGAGAGCGGCTGGCCGCGCTGTCCGCCGGTCATCGACCGCCCCGGCCGCACAAGTACGACTCCCACCCCCCGATGGCCGAACGAATCGCCCTGATCGACAAGCTGCCTGCCGATGACAGACCGGATCAGCCGGCCGATGAGACGGTCGGGCTCAGCCTGCTGCACGACTCGGACCGGGTGTTCGCCGCGCTGGAGGCGTGCACGCTGTCGCCGGATGCGGCGGGGCTACGGCGCATGAGTTGGGACGACCTCGCCATGGCCCGTGCGATCACCGACGCCGAGGGCTGGTCCCGGCCGCTGCGGGTCGCCGTGGCCAGGGCGCTTCGTTCCTCGGCGCACGACGCAGGCGACACGGTGACCCGACGCCAAGCTGCCACGGCCGGCGAGGGGGCCGACGACCTCTTGCCCACCTTGGAGGAGATACTCGACGCGTTCGACCGCAGCCTGCTCTGGATGGAGATCGCCGACCGCATGCCCAAGCCGGATCAGGCAGCGCGACTGTTCGGGTCGTCCGCCCGCAATTTCATTCGGCCGAGGATCTTCGACGGGCTCGCGGGCATGGTCCACCTGCGCCTCGCTGCGTCCGGTCACGCCAAGCCCGACATCGCCTGGTCGGGGCAGCCCGGGCTGATTCTCCCCGAGTCGTGGGAGAAGGGCATGGACGACGCCATCGACGCGGCCGTGGCCGACACGCCCGACACCGCCCCGCTGCGCGCCCTGCTCGCAACCCCCACCGCCACACCCAGCCGCGTCCCCGCGTAG
- a CDS encoding DUF4291 domain-containing protein, with product MNEPRHRIRALHTASTITVYQAYAPEIGLPAAQEGRFPALWKRDRMTWIKPSFLWMMYRCGWGAKEGQETVLAVEIRRDGFEWALRHAILSSYVRGVHPDRATWQRQLKRSPARVQWDPERNLRLQPLPYRSLQLGLSGEAVRRYADEWTVAIRDVTPLAREIQALVHSGDLDSAARALPQERAYPMEDELLDHLRG from the coding sequence ATGAACGAACCACGGCACAGGATCCGAGCGCTGCACACGGCCTCCACGATCACCGTCTACCAGGCGTACGCCCCTGAGATCGGCCTGCCCGCCGCCCAGGAGGGCCGTTTCCCCGCTTTGTGGAAGCGCGACCGGATGACGTGGATCAAGCCGTCGTTCCTGTGGATGATGTACCGCTGTGGCTGGGGCGCCAAAGAGGGGCAGGAGACCGTCCTCGCCGTCGAGATCAGACGTGACGGCTTCGAGTGGGCGCTGCGCCACGCGATTCTGTCGAGCTATGTGCGCGGAGTACACCCCGACCGGGCCACCTGGCAGCGGCAGTTGAAGCGCTCGCCTGCTCGAGTGCAGTGGGACCCCGAGCGGAACCTGCGTCTGCAGCCGTTGCCCTACCGATCCCTGCAACTCGGCCTCTCCGGTGAGGCCGTACGACGCTACGCGGACGAATGGACGGTCGCCATCCGCGACGTAACCCCACTCGCCCGCGAGATCCAAGCCCTGGTGCACAGTGGGGACTTGGACTCCGCCGCCCGCGCGCTGCCCCAGGAACGCGCGTATCCCATGGAAGACGAACTGCTAGACCACCTGCGCGGCTGA
- a CDS encoding M48 family metalloprotease, translated as MGTTLRALRALLLLAGFYLLGVLLLAVLAGADYLLFLHAPTSLAGKLIIVSVLLAIPLVRGLFMLRTPRDEEMAGLPVAEADEPELWRTVRELADEVGTAAPSRIVLTADVNAAVAEDARLLGLRPGARRLYLGVPLLQGLSQAQLRAVLAHELGHYSNSDTRLAALTVRGRAQVLRTIRHFEQRADNTAAREQAKQEKKNAKAEAKGKQAKEVDTGHAGITYRTMAKIYVGYAKLYFRATLSVSRRQEYAADIAAARIAGRDATASALREIPVLDGSFDFYMRCYATLGTDQEILPPRGEMFGGFGRMLSGRSLELVEMRGDLPTGPTSPYDSHPPIADRVRRIEELPDDGRADEARGAALDLLSDPRRTLTELEDAVLAEEVRGFRRTADWQELLDLVMAKSYRAGTTPLHRAYAEYTGEQPTLPVLLDLIEDGRLWQLAKRLPMSDEAAAAQGRVFREFVRPILHKSLKSMVMAELNARGLLRWEFSWERSAIPRLPRGADGGETDLDEVVAPVVADAPDTGALRELLAREPGGQGEHGGSREHGEPRAGSREHGESRESERGAV; from the coding sequence ATGGGCACGACTCTGCGTGCGCTGCGCGCTCTTCTGCTGCTCGCCGGCTTCTATCTGCTCGGCGTCCTGCTGCTGGCCGTACTGGCCGGCGCCGACTACCTGCTGTTCCTGCACGCCCCGACCAGCCTCGCGGGCAAGTTGATCATCGTCTCCGTGCTGCTGGCGATCCCGCTGGTGCGCGGCCTGTTCATGCTGCGCACGCCGCGGGACGAGGAGATGGCGGGCCTGCCCGTCGCCGAGGCCGATGAGCCCGAACTGTGGCGGACGGTGAGGGAGTTGGCCGACGAGGTCGGCACCGCCGCCCCGTCCCGGATCGTCCTGACCGCCGACGTCAACGCCGCCGTCGCCGAGGACGCCCGACTGCTGGGGCTACGGCCGGGAGCGCGCCGCCTCTACCTCGGCGTGCCGCTGCTGCAGGGGCTGTCGCAGGCGCAGTTGCGGGCGGTCCTCGCCCATGAGCTGGGCCACTACTCGAACTCCGACACCCGGCTCGCCGCCCTGACCGTGCGCGGCCGTGCCCAAGTGCTGCGCACCATCAGGCACTTCGAGCAGCGCGCCGACAACACGGCCGCGCGCGAGCAGGCCAAGCAGGAGAAGAAGAACGCCAAGGCCGAGGCGAAGGGCAAGCAGGCCAAGGAGGTCGACACCGGCCACGCGGGCATCACGTACCGCACCATGGCGAAGATCTACGTCGGCTACGCCAAGCTGTACTTCCGCGCCACGCTCTCCGTCTCCCGCCGCCAGGAGTACGCCGCCGACATCGCGGCCGCCCGCATCGCCGGACGGGACGCCACGGCCTCGGCGTTGCGCGAGATCCCGGTACTGGACGGCTCGTTCGACTTCTACATGCGGTGCTACGCCACTCTCGGCACCGACCAGGAGATCCTGCCGCCGCGCGGTGAGATGTTCGGCGGCTTCGGCAGGATGCTGAGCGGCCGGAGCCTGGAGCTGGTCGAGATGCGCGGCGATCTGCCGACGGGGCCGACATCGCCGTACGACTCGCATCCGCCGATCGCCGACCGGGTCCGCCGGATCGAGGAACTGCCCGACGACGGGCGGGCGGACGAGGCCCGGGGCGCCGCCCTCGACCTCCTCAGCGACCCGCGGCGGACGCTCACGGAACTGGAGGACGCGGTGCTGGCGGAGGAGGTGCGGGGGTTCCGCCGTACCGCCGACTGGCAGGAGCTGCTCGACCTGGTGATGGCCAAGTCGTACCGGGCCGGCACGACGCCGCTGCACCGGGCGTACGCCGAGTACACCGGCGAGCAGCCGACGCTGCCCGTACTGCTCGACCTGATCGAGGACGGCAGGCTGTGGCAGCTGGCGAAGCGGCTGCCGATGTCCGACGAGGCGGCCGCGGCCCAGGGGCGGGTGTTCCGTGAGTTCGTACGGCCGATCCTGCACAAGTCGCTGAAGAGCATGGTGATGGCCGAGCTGAACGCGCGCGGGCTGCTGCGCTGGGAGTTCTCCTGGGAGCGGTCGGCGATCCCGCGACTGCCGCGGGGCGCGGACGGCGGCGAGACGGATCTCGACGAGGTGGTCGCACCGGTGGTGGCGGACGCACCGGACACGGGGGCGCTGCGGGAGTTGCTCGCACGGGAGCCCGGCGGGCAGGGCGAGCACGGTGGCTCTCGCGAGCACGGTGAACCCCGTGCCGGCTCTCGCGAGCACGGTGAATCCCGCGAGTCCGAGCGAGGTGCGGTGTGA
- a CDS encoding cystathionine gamma-synthase, which produces MSDRHISQHFETLAIHAGNTADPLTGAVVPPIYQVSTYKQDGVGGLRGGYEYSRSANPTRTALEENLAALEGGRRGLAFASGLAAEDCLLRTLLSPGDHVVIPNDAYGGTFRLFAKVVARWGVEWSVADTSDPAAVRAAITPKTKAVWVETPSNPLLGITDIAALAQVSRDAGAKLVVDNTFATPYLQQPLSLGADVVVHSLTKYMGGHSDVVGGALIAADETLGEELAYHQNAMGAVAGPFDSWLVLRGAKTLSVRMDRHSENATKVADMLTRHARVTQVLYPGLEDHPGHEVAAKQMRSFGGMVSFRVEGGEEAAVEVCNRAKIFTLGESLGGVESLIEHPGRMTHASVAGSALEVPADLVRLSVGIENVDDLLEDLQQALTK; this is translated from the coding sequence ATGAGCGACAGGCACATCAGTCAGCACTTCGAGACCCTCGCGATCCACGCGGGCAACACCGCGGACCCCCTCACCGGTGCGGTGGTCCCCCCGATCTACCAGGTCTCGACCTACAAGCAGGACGGCGTCGGCGGTCTGCGCGGCGGCTACGAGTACAGCCGTAGCGCCAACCCGACCCGCACCGCCCTGGAGGAGAACCTCGCCGCCCTCGAAGGCGGCCGCCGGGGCCTCGCGTTCGCGTCCGGACTGGCGGCCGAGGACTGCCTGCTGCGCACGCTGCTCAGCCCCGGCGACCACGTGGTCATCCCCAACGACGCGTACGGCGGCACCTTCCGGCTGTTCGCGAAGGTCGTCGCCCGCTGGGGCGTCGAGTGGTCGGTCGCCGACACCAGCGACCCGGCCGCCGTACGGGCCGCGATCACCCCGAAGACCAAGGCCGTGTGGGTGGAGACCCCCTCCAACCCGCTGCTCGGCATCACCGACATCGCGGCCCTCGCCCAGGTCTCCCGGGACGCGGGCGCGAAGCTCGTCGTCGACAACACCTTCGCCACGCCCTACCTCCAGCAGCCGCTGTCGCTCGGCGCCGACGTCGTCGTGCACTCCCTGACCAAGTACATGGGCGGCCACTCCGACGTCGTCGGCGGCGCGCTGATCGCCGCCGACGAGACGCTCGGCGAGGAGCTGGCGTACCACCAGAACGCGATGGGCGCGGTCGCCGGGCCCTTCGACTCCTGGCTGGTGCTGCGCGGCGCCAAGACGCTGTCGGTGCGCATGGACCGGCACAGCGAGAACGCCACCAAGGTCGCCGACATGCTCACCCGGCACGCGCGCGTGACGCAGGTGCTCTACCCGGGCCTCGAGGACCACCCCGGCCACGAGGTCGCCGCCAAGCAGATGCGTTCCTTCGGCGGCATGGTCTCCTTCCGCGTGGAGGGCGGCGAGGAAGCGGCCGTCGAGGTCTGCAACCGCGCGAAGATCTTCACGCTGGGCGAGTCCCTGGGCGGTGTCGAGTCGCTGATCGAGCACCCCGGCCGGATGACGCACGCGTCCGTCGCGGGCTCCGCCCTCGAGGTGCCCGCCGACCTCGTGCGCCTGTCCGTGGGCATCGAGAACGTCGACGACCTGCTGGAGGACCTCCAGCAGGCGCTGACCAAGTAG
- a CDS encoding MarR family winged helix-turn-helix transcriptional regulator, with protein MSMDMTTVGDTGLLDTLQHEVAVFARRAEQTRLGGVGQVRNSMDRAAYLLLNRLDKEGPMGVKALAASMGIDSSTVTRQVAPLVDTGLVKRTSHPEDGRAVVLQLSPRGQSRLEEVRSSRRQLMAELTHDWAPEEREAFCTLLTRFNTALSSRMAAQGVPGPEAQSS; from the coding sequence ATGTCGATGGACATGACGACCGTCGGTGACACCGGTCTCCTCGACACGCTCCAGCACGAGGTGGCGGTCTTCGCCCGTCGTGCCGAACAGACCCGGCTGGGCGGGGTGGGGCAGGTGCGCAATTCCATGGACCGTGCCGCGTACCTGCTGCTCAACCGGCTCGACAAGGAAGGACCGATGGGCGTCAAGGCGCTCGCGGCGAGCATGGGGATCGACTCGTCGACCGTCACCCGGCAGGTGGCCCCGCTCGTCGACACCGGGCTGGTCAAGCGCACCTCGCACCCCGAGGACGGGCGCGCCGTGGTGCTCCAGCTGTCCCCGCGCGGGCAGTCCCGGCTGGAGGAAGTGCGTTCCTCCCGGCGTCAGTTGATGGCCGAGCTGACACACGACTGGGCGCCCGAGGAGCGCGAGGCGTTCTGCACGCTCCTCACGCGCTTCAACACGGCGCTCTCCTCCCGGATGGCCGCCCAGGGCGTCCCGGGGCCGGAGGCCCAGTCCTCCTAG
- the msrA gene encoding peptide-methionine (S)-S-oxide reductase MsrA — MLFGRTPVLPTPEQALKGRSEPVFTVPDRHTVLGTPLLGPYPEGYGVADFGMGCFWGAERTFWRLPVGVWTTLVGYQGGHTENPTYEEVCSGLTGHAEVVRVVYDPALISYERLLKTFWESHNPTQGFRQGNDVGTQYRSAIHTHTPEQAALAVSSRAAYQQVLTYSGHRTITTEILPAEGRTFYPAEGYHQQYLSGSKNPDGYCGLGGTGVSCPIGLAMTDD, encoded by the coding sequence ATGCTGTTCGGCCGTACGCCCGTTCTGCCCACGCCTGAGCAGGCGTTGAAGGGCCGCTCCGAGCCGGTGTTTACGGTGCCGGACCGGCACACGGTGCTCGGCACCCCGCTGCTGGGCCCGTACCCGGAGGGCTACGGGGTGGCCGACTTCGGCATGGGGTGCTTCTGGGGCGCGGAACGCACGTTCTGGCGGCTCCCGGTGGGCGTCTGGACGACACTGGTCGGCTACCAGGGCGGGCACACCGAGAACCCCACGTACGAGGAGGTCTGCTCGGGTCTCACGGGCCACGCGGAGGTGGTCCGGGTGGTGTACGACCCTGCCCTGATCTCCTACGAGCGCCTCCTGAAGACCTTCTGGGAGTCCCACAACCCCACGCAGGGCTTCCGCCAGGGCAATGACGTGGGCACGCAGTACCGCTCGGCGATCCACACCCACACTCCCGAGCAGGCAGCCCTGGCCGTCTCCTCCCGAGCCGCCTACCAGCAGGTCCTCACCTACTCGGGCCACCGCACGATCACGACGGAGATCCTCCCGGCCGAGGGCCGCACTTTCTATCCGGCGGAGGGGTACCACCAGCAGTATCTTTCAGGCAGCAAAAACCCGGACGGGTACTGCGGGTTGGGCGGGACGGGAGTCTCTTGCCCGATCGGCTTGGCGATGACGGATGACTGA
- the ilvA gene encoding threonine ammonia-lyase produces the protein MNYRKARPVPPVTLDDVRGAQKMLSGVARTTAMEGSRHLSQLVGAPVHFKCENLQRTGSFKLRGAYVRIAGLLPEERAAGVVAASAGNHAQGVALASTLLGVRSTVFMPKGAPLPKISATRDYGAEVRLHGQVVDETLAAAQEYAAETGAVFIHPFDHPDVIAGQGTVGLEILEQCPEVRTIVLGIGGGGLAAGVAIAVKALRPDVRIVGVQAAGAAAYPPSLAAGRPVSIENPATMADGMKVGRPGDVPFGIVEDLVDEVRTVTEDELSAALLLCLERAKLVVEPAGASPVAALLSDPGAFEGPVVALLSGGNVDPVLLQRVLRHGMAAQGRYLAVRLRLTDRPGALATLLGVLSVVDANVLDVSHVRTDPRLGLAEAEVELHLETKGPEHCAEVGRALREAGYTVID, from the coding sequence ATGAACTACCGCAAGGCCCGCCCCGTGCCGCCGGTGACGCTCGACGACGTGCGCGGCGCGCAGAAGATGCTGTCGGGCGTGGCGCGGACGACCGCGATGGAGGGCAGCCGCCATCTGAGTCAGCTGGTGGGCGCGCCGGTGCACTTCAAGTGCGAGAACCTCCAGCGCACGGGGTCCTTCAAACTGCGCGGCGCCTACGTCCGGATCGCCGGGCTGCTGCCCGAGGAGCGGGCCGCGGGCGTCGTGGCCGCGAGCGCCGGCAACCACGCGCAGGGCGTCGCCCTGGCCTCCACCCTGCTCGGCGTGCGCTCCACGGTGTTCATGCCGAAGGGTGCCCCGCTGCCGAAGATCAGTGCGACCAGGGACTACGGCGCCGAGGTGCGCCTGCACGGCCAGGTGGTCGACGAGACGCTGGCCGCCGCCCAGGAGTACGCGGCCGAGACGGGCGCGGTGTTCATCCACCCCTTCGACCACCCCGACGTCATCGCGGGCCAGGGCACGGTCGGCCTGGAGATCCTGGAGCAGTGCCCCGAGGTGCGCACGATCGTCCTCGGCATCGGCGGCGGCGGACTCGCGGCCGGGGTCGCGATCGCCGTGAAGGCCCTGCGGCCCGACGTGCGGATCGTGGGCGTGCAGGCGGCGGGCGCGGCCGCGTATCCGCCCTCGCTGGCGGCCGGGCGCCCGGTGTCGATCGAGAACCCGGCGACGATGGCCGACGGCATGAAGGTCGGACGGCCCGGTGACGTGCCGTTCGGGATCGTGGAAGACCTGGTGGACGAGGTCCGTACGGTGACGGAGGACGAGCTGTCCGCCGCGCTGCTGCTGTGTCTGGAGCGGGCCAAGCTGGTGGTCGAGCCGGCCGGGGCGAGCCCGGTCGCGGCCCTGCTGAGCGACCCGGGCGCCTTCGAAGGACCGGTCGTGGCCCTGCTGTCCGGCGGCAACGTCGATCCGGTGCTGCTCCAGCGCGTCCTGCGCCACGGCATGGCCGCGCAGGGCCGCTACCTGGCCGTACGACTCCGTCTCACGGACCGGCCCGGTGCCCTCGCGACGCTTCTCGGGGTGTTGTCAGTGGTCGACGCTAATGTCCTCGACGTGAGCCACGTCCGGACCGATCCACGGCTCGGGCTCGCGGAGGCGGAGGTCGAGCTGCACCTGGAGACGAAGGGGCCGGAGCACTGCGCCGAGGTCGGCCGCGCCCTGCGCGAAGCGGGCTACACCGTCATCGACTGA
- a CDS encoding helix-turn-helix domain-containing protein, with amino-acid sequence MTDDDAPCYELVADCRLRAATDLLAHTWDPVALAALRSGAHRRRELRAAIGGISDKVLTDSLHRLLAGGLIERHVRAEAPPRVDYALTGLGQSLVEGPMKALGRWAIEHGDELLAAQESSAASAP; translated from the coding sequence ATGACTGATGACGACGCTCCCTGCTACGAGTTGGTCGCCGATTGCCGGTTGCGTGCGGCCACCGACCTCCTCGCCCATACCTGGGATCCCGTTGCACTGGCGGCACTTCGCTCGGGGGCGCACCGACGCCGCGAGTTGCGCGCCGCGATCGGCGGCATCAGCGACAAGGTTCTGACCGACTCCCTGCATCGTCTGCTCGCGGGCGGACTGATCGAGCGCCACGTCCGCGCGGAGGCGCCGCCACGCGTCGACTACGCCTTGACCGGCTTGGGGCAGAGTCTCGTCGAGGGCCCCATGAAGGCGCTTGGACGCTGGGCGATCGAGCACGGGGACGAACTTCTCGCAGCCCAGGAGAGCAGTGCCGCAAGCGCTCCTTGA
- a CDS encoding sigma factor-like helix-turn-helix DNA-binding protein, producing the protein MRQRQAVQGTRRAREFEAFVAGASGRLLHTATLLTAEAPDDNPRARRLLTLALAHTYACWDRLRGEDPYDRARQYLALRFAHGAWRRHGLLLRGRPHPTSPLARLAPQERLIVVLRLYEGVAEQQAAALLGLPTERVRTICDRATASLLHPPRRTASAVVGAKAKVAAS; encoded by the coding sequence GTGCGGCAACGGCAGGCGGTCCAGGGCACGCGTCGGGCCCGGGAGTTCGAGGCGTTCGTCGCGGGCGCGTCCGGGCGGCTGCTGCACACCGCCACGCTCCTGACGGCGGAGGCGCCGGACGACAACCCGCGCGCGCGACGCCTGCTGACGCTGGCGCTCGCCCACACGTACGCGTGCTGGGACCGGCTGCGCGGCGAGGACCCCTACGACCGGGCCCGCCAGTACCTGGCGCTGCGCTTCGCGCACGGGGCCTGGCGCCGCCACGGCCTCCTGCTCCGCGGCCGCCCGCACCCCACCAGTCCGCTGGCCCGGCTGGCCCCGCAGGAGCGTCTGATCGTGGTGCTGCGCCTCTACGAGGGCGTCGCCGAGCAGCAGGCGGCGGCCCTGCTCGGCCTGCCCACGGAACGCGTCCGCACGATCTGCGACCGGGCGACGGCGAGCCTCCTGCACCCCCCGCGCCGGACCGCGTCGGCGGTGGTCGGCGCGAAGGCGAAGGTGGCCGCGTCATGA